From Daphnia pulicaria isolate SC F1-1A chromosome 4, SC_F0-13Bv2, whole genome shotgun sequence, one genomic window encodes:
- the LOC124337207 gene encoding uncharacterized protein LOC124337207, with protein MCGVMRFSHYCYHTNHFTSNVLLNHRPHDKASGNLSQPRSNAVGCCNSIITVFHRQHFSVLLRKEPVRSPQTSLSQCWILSMKEEGLPTMFCSILIFKTHPASVFLMLLVLLHNFSCFTGELDHFSCCDTPEVTPHGIMAR; from the exons atgtgcgGAGTTATGCGATTttcccattactgctaccacacCAACCACTTTACGTCAAATGTCTTACTAAATCATCGCCCacatgataaag catcaggaaatttatcccAACCGAGGAGTAATGCAGTTGGTTGCTGTAATTCCATTATTACGGTTTTTCATCGTCaacatttcagtgtgcttcttagaaaag agcCCGTAAGATCACCACAGACATCCTTAAGCCAATGCTGGATTTTGTCCATGAAAGAAGAGGGACTTCCAACAatgttctgctccatccttatttTCAAGACTCATCCAGCTTCAGTGTTTCTTATGCTGCTAGTCCTGCTACACaacttttcttgcttcacTGGCGAGTTGGATCACTTCAGTTGCTGTGACACACCTGAAGTCACTCCCCACGGGATTATGGCCAG gtgA
- the LOC124337016 gene encoding pinopsin-like, translating into MSISAVISAGIPYFIGVYLLTFCGCVGSLAINGIEWVDYESNSFDNSGAVLGFLMDIPQVQGEEESFLNSSGRFKSEENLTVPTVEYFLMPVWVYWSASAYLLFISIAGLFMNIVVVIIILSDSQKMTPLNWMLLNLACSDGAIAGFGTPISAAAALKFTWPFSHELCVAYAMIMSTAGIGSITTLTVLALWRCQHVVWCPTNRNGNFTDPNGRLDRRQGALLLTFIWTYTLIITCPPLFGWGRYDREAAHISCSVNWESKMDNNRSYILYMFAMGLFIPLMGIFVSYISIVFFIHKTSEMRRKLRTTLQTTTTNNAQRQSQQTSNNSDTVEKRVTFMVAVMIGAFLTAWTPYSIMALVETFIGDNVTHDSVSSETKFYAGTISPAVATVPSLFAKTSAVLNPLIYGLLNTQFRTAWEKFSSRFLGRKKRHQRSQMAMGVSHKRRRDYLRTLLNRPGSDEPAIVQHPSTKEMASSQGVSGVVVSNLDIPRAPNNSFVTVNDE; encoded by the exons ATGTCCATTTCAGCCGTCATCAGTGCTGGGATTCCTTACTTCATTGGGGTCTACCTTCTAACTTTCTGCGGGTGCGTCGGATCGCTGGCGATTAACGGGATCGAATGGGTGGACTACGAATCGAATTCCTTTGATAATTCAGGAGCGGTGCTCGGCTTCCTGATGGACATCCCCCAAGTCCAAGGCGAGGAGGAATCGTTTCTCAACAGCAGCGGAAGGTTCAAATCGGAAGAAAATCTCACCGTTCCTACGGTCGAATATTTTCTGATGCCCGTTTGGGTGTACTGGTCGGCCAGCGCTTATTTGCTCTTCATCAGCATCGCCGGACTGTTTATGAACAttgtcgtcgtcatcatcatcctcaGCGACTCGCAG AAGATGACACCCTTGAACTGGATGCTGCTCAACTTGGCTTGCTCCGACGGAGCCATCGCCGGTTTCGG GACGCCCATATCAGCCGCCGCCGCATTAAAGTTTACTTGGCCTTTCAGTCACGAATTATGCGTGGCTTACGCCATGATTATGTCAACTGCAG GAATAGGATCAATCACCACTCTAACAGTATTGGCTTTATGGCGGTGTCAGCACGTCGTCTGGTGTCCTACCAATCGCAATGGCAACTTCACCGATCCAAACGGCCGGCTGGACCGTCGTCAAGGAGCTCTCCTATTGACATTCATCTGGACTTATACCCTGATCATCACTTGCCCTCCGCTTTTCGGGTGGGGCCGCTACGATCGCGAAGCAGCTCACATCAG CTGTTCAGTCAACTGGGAATCGAAAATGGACAACAATCGCTCCTACATCCTCTACATGTTCGCCATGGGACTGTTTATTCCGCTGATGGGCATCTTCGTCTCCTACATCAGCATTGTATTCTTCATCCACAAG ACGAGCGAAATGAGGAGGAAACTAAGGACGACTCTtcaaacgacgacgactaacAACGCCCAACGACAGAGTCAACAGACCAGCAACAATAGCGACACGGTGGAGAAGCGAGTGACGTTCATGGTGGCCGTCATGATTGGAGCTTTTCTTACCGCTTGGACTCCCTACTCCATTATGGCACTCGTGGAAACGTTCATCGGGGACAATGTTACCCATGACTCGGTTTCATCGGAAACCAAATTTTATGCCGGAACTATTTCACCAGCTGTAGCGACGGTCCCCTCCCTGTTCGCTAAGACGTCAGCTGTTCTCAATCCTCTTATCTACGGACTCCTCAATACCCAG TTCCGGACGGCTTGGGAGAAATTTTCGTCCAGGTTCCTGGGTCGAAAGAAACGCCATCAACGCAGCCAGATGGCGATGGGCGTTAGCCACAAACGTCGTCGAGATTACCTGAGGACATTACTCAATCGTCCCGGATCTGACGAGCCGGCGATTGTCCAGCACCCgtcaacaaaagaaatggcTTCCTCGCAAGGCGTTTCCGGCGTTGTGGTCAGCAACCTTGACATCCCACGGGCTCCAAACAATTCTTTCGTAACTGTCAACGATGAATAG